Proteins encoded together in one Bradyrhizobium sp. PSBB068 window:
- a CDS encoding TRAP transporter large permease gives MDISILLATMLLCFLIGMPIAYSLAMAAIVGALWIGIPLEAVMLKISDGVSKVAMLTIPFFVLAGAIMAEGGMARRLVAFADVLVGLTRLRGGLSIVNVLATTFLSGISGSAVADTSAIGSVMIPQMEQNGYPRVFATNLTITSSVQALLVPPSHNAVLYSLATGGTISISALFMAGVFPGLLLGFSLIILCLAVAYREKHPHGQTVPAKDAIRIAIDASWGLITLVIILGGILGGIFTAIEAGAIACIWAFFVTMFIYRDYRWRDLPVLLHRTLRTVAMVMTLIACASSVGYIMALTQMPAKMTAFFLSISDNKYVILLLINVLLLVLGTLVDMAPSILIATPILLPVMKNFGVDPVHFGMIMLLNLGIGLCHPPVGAILFVGCAVGKVTIEQVMRKIWPFYAVMFFVLMCVTYLPEISLWLPRQLQVLH, from the coding sequence ATGGACATCTCCATCCTGCTCGCGACCATGCTGCTTTGCTTCCTGATCGGCATGCCGATCGCCTACTCGCTGGCGATGGCGGCCATCGTCGGCGCGCTGTGGATCGGCATTCCGCTCGAAGCGGTGATGCTGAAGATCTCCGACGGGGTCAGCAAGGTCGCCATGCTGACGATCCCGTTCTTCGTGCTGGCCGGCGCGATCATGGCGGAGGGCGGCATGGCCCGGCGCCTGGTCGCGTTTGCCGACGTGCTGGTCGGACTGACCCGTCTGCGTGGCGGCCTCTCGATCGTCAACGTGCTTGCGACGACCTTCCTGAGCGGAATTTCCGGATCGGCCGTCGCCGATACATCCGCCATCGGCTCGGTGATGATCCCGCAGATGGAGCAGAACGGCTATCCGCGCGTGTTCGCGACCAACCTGACGATCACCTCGTCGGTTCAGGCCCTTCTGGTACCGCCGAGCCACAACGCGGTGCTCTACTCGCTGGCGACCGGCGGAACGATTTCGATCAGCGCCCTGTTCATGGCCGGCGTGTTCCCCGGGCTGCTGCTCGGCTTCTCGCTGATCATTCTGTGCCTCGCCGTCGCCTATCGCGAGAAGCACCCGCACGGCCAGACCGTGCCGGCCAAGGACGCAATCCGGATCGCCATCGATGCCTCCTGGGGTCTCATCACCCTCGTCATCATCCTTGGCGGCATTCTCGGCGGCATCTTCACCGCGATCGAAGCCGGCGCCATCGCCTGCATCTGGGCTTTCTTCGTCACCATGTTCATCTATCGCGACTATCGCTGGCGCGACCTGCCGGTGCTGCTGCATCGCACGCTGCGCACCGTCGCAATGGTGATGACGCTGATCGCCTGCGCCTCAAGCGTCGGCTATATCATGGCCCTGACCCAGATGCCGGCCAAGATGACCGCCTTCTTCCTGTCGATCTCCGACAACAAGTACGTCATCCTGCTCCTGATCAACGTCCTGCTGCTGGTGCTCGGCACGCTCGTCGACATGGCGCCGTCGATCCTGATCGCAACGCCGATCCTGCTGCCGGTCATGAAGAACTTCGGCGTCGATCCGGTCCATTTCGGCATGATCATGCTGCTCAATCTCGGCATCGGGCTATGCCATCCGCCGGTCGGCGCGATCCTGTTCGTCGGCTGCGCAGTAGGCAAAGTCACGATCGAGCAGGTCATGCGCAAGATCTGGCCGTTCTACGCGGTGATGTTCTTCGTCCTGATGTGCGTGACCTATCTCCCCGAAATCTCGCTTTGGCTGCCGCGGCAGCTTCAGGTCCTGCACTGA
- a CDS encoding TRAP transporter small permease has product MAGSYRRAMDYLYLACVVTGSAALLLISAVIPWAVFTRYVLNSAASWPEPLAVLLTIVVTFIGAAAGYRLNLHMNVGYFAGKLPAPLRSLADLVVQILMGLIALFMMIWGYRLVEVTWHNTIADFPFLSVGVTYLPIPIGGCCLLLFIIERIFLGAPLDPIGAHREASID; this is encoded by the coding sequence ATGGCTGGATCATATCGTCGCGCGATGGACTATCTGTATCTTGCCTGCGTCGTCACGGGCTCCGCGGCGCTGCTCCTGATATCAGCGGTCATCCCATGGGCGGTGTTCACGCGCTATGTCCTGAACAGCGCCGCCTCCTGGCCCGAACCGCTGGCGGTGCTGCTCACCATCGTCGTGACCTTCATCGGCGCGGCCGCAGGATATCGCCTCAATCTGCATATGAACGTCGGCTATTTCGCCGGCAAGCTGCCGGCTCCGCTCCGGTCGCTCGCCGACCTTGTCGTGCAAATCCTGATGGGGCTGATCGCGCTGTTCATGATGATCTGGGGTTATCGGCTGGTCGAGGTGACCTGGCACAACACGATTGCCGACTTCCCGTTCCTCTCGGTCGGCGTCACCTATCTCCCGATTCCGATCGGCGGTTGCTGCCTGCTGCTGTTCATCATCGAACGAATCTTCCTCGGTGCACCGCTCGATCCGATCGGCGCGCATCGCGAAGCATCGATCGACTGA
- a CDS encoding ABC transporter substrate-binding protein, with the protein MKTVRLVLALLALTLIAPWQSARAADVICYNCPPEWADWASMLKAIKADLNYDIPHDNKNSGQALAQILAEKSNPVGDIGYFGVTFGMKAKAQDALEPYKPAHWDQVPAGLKDPDGYWTTIHSGTLGLFVNKDALGGKPVPACWKDLLKPDYKGMVGYLDPSSAAVGYVGAVAVNLALGGSPANFDPAINFFKELRKNDPIVPKQTSYARVVSGEMPILFDYDFNAYRAKYSEKGNFEFVIPCEGSVVFPYVVGLVKNAPDKEKAKKVMDYLLSDKGQAIWTNAYLRPARPIELPASVKGKFLPDSDYARAKSVDWGEMENVQKAFVDRYLAEVR; encoded by the coding sequence ATGAAGACCGTCCGCCTTGTCCTCGCGTTGCTGGCGCTGACACTGATCGCGCCGTGGCAATCCGCCAGGGCGGCCGACGTGATCTGCTACAATTGTCCGCCGGAATGGGCCGATTGGGCCTCGATGCTGAAGGCGATCAAGGCGGACCTCAACTACGATATCCCGCATGACAACAAGAATTCCGGTCAGGCACTCGCCCAGATCCTGGCCGAGAAGAGCAACCCGGTGGGCGATATCGGCTATTTCGGCGTGACCTTCGGCATGAAAGCGAAGGCGCAGGACGCGCTCGAGCCCTACAAGCCGGCGCACTGGGATCAGGTCCCCGCCGGTCTCAAGGATCCGGATGGCTACTGGACCACGATCCACTCCGGCACGCTCGGCCTGTTCGTCAACAAGGATGCGCTCGGCGGCAAGCCGGTGCCGGCCTGTTGGAAGGACCTGCTGAAGCCCGACTACAAGGGCATGGTCGGCTATCTCGATCCGTCGTCGGCGGCGGTCGGCTATGTCGGCGCGGTTGCGGTCAATCTGGCGCTGGGCGGCTCGCCGGCCAATTTCGATCCGGCGATCAATTTCTTCAAGGAGCTGCGCAAGAACGATCCGATCGTGCCCAAGCAGACGTCGTACGCCCGCGTCGTCTCCGGTGAGATGCCGATCCTGTTCGACTACGACTTCAACGCCTACCGCGCGAAGTATTCGGAGAAGGGCAATTTCGAATTTGTCATTCCCTGCGAAGGCTCCGTGGTGTTTCCCTATGTCGTCGGTCTCGTGAAGAATGCGCCCGACAAGGAGAAGGCCAAGAAGGTGATGGACTATCTCCTGTCCGACAAGGGGCAGGCGATCTGGACCAATGCCTATCTGCGTCCGGCCCGCCCGATCGAGTTGCCGGCCTCCGTAAAGGGCAAGTTCCTCCCCGACAGCGACTACGCCCGCGCCAAGAGCGTCGACTGGGGCGAGATGGAAAACGTGCAAAAAGCCTTCGTCGACCGCTATCTCGCCGAGGTCCGCTGA
- a CDS encoding ABC transporter ATP-binding protein, producing the protein MSTAGHGAAVRIEACGKTFADGTRALDPATLDIARGETLVLLGPSGCGKTTMLRIIAGLELPDAGGKVLFDGKDMTSVPIERRNVGMVFQSYALFPNMTVADNIAYGLKIRGVARSERAARVAELVALTNITGLENRRIDQLSGGQRQRVALARAVAIRPGILLLDEPLTALDAALRDRLRSELNRLLRALGITTIYVTHDQAEAMELGDRIVVMRKGAIAQIGTPREVYFAPKDRFVAEFIGAANIVEAPVENGLLILPGGRLPIEGGATSANATVMIRPETIRVTSAGAEALSGVVDSVSFIGDRQRLVVSGASSKPLNVDAPNTIQAKVGDRVGLSIAPDALRILPSEP; encoded by the coding sequence ATGAGTACGGCGGGACACGGTGCAGCGGTGCGGATCGAGGCGTGCGGCAAGACCTTTGCCGACGGCACGCGCGCGCTCGATCCCGCAACGCTCGACATTGCCCGCGGCGAGACGCTGGTGCTGCTTGGCCCATCCGGCTGCGGCAAGACCACCATGCTGCGCATCATTGCCGGGCTCGAGCTGCCCGATGCCGGCGGCAAGGTCCTGTTCGACGGCAAGGACATGACCTCGGTCCCGATTGAGCGGCGCAATGTCGGGATGGTGTTTCAATCCTACGCGTTGTTCCCCAACATGACTGTGGCGGACAATATCGCCTACGGGCTGAAGATCCGGGGCGTTGCGAGGAGCGAGCGTGCCGCGCGGGTTGCCGAGCTGGTGGCTCTGACCAACATCACGGGCTTGGAGAACCGCCGCATCGACCAGCTGTCGGGTGGTCAACGTCAGCGCGTCGCGCTGGCGCGTGCGGTCGCGATCCGGCCCGGCATCTTGCTGCTTGATGAGCCGTTGACCGCGCTTGATGCCGCCTTGCGGGACCGGCTGCGGAGCGAACTCAACCGGTTGTTGCGCGCACTCGGCATTACGACGATCTACGTCACGCATGACCAGGCGGAAGCGATGGAATTGGGCGACCGTATTGTGGTGATGCGGAAAGGCGCGATCGCCCAGATCGGCACGCCGCGCGAGGTCTATTTCGCGCCGAAGGATCGCTTTGTGGCGGAATTCATCGGAGCGGCGAACATCGTGGAAGCTCCGGTCGAGAACGGTTTATTGATCCTGCCCGGCGGGCGATTGCCGATCGAGGGTGGTGCGACGAGCGCGAACGCGACGGTCATGATCCGCCCCGAAACCATTCGAGTGACGAGCGCCGGGGCGGAGGCGCTTTCGGGCGTTGTCGATTCCGTCAGCTTCATCGGCGACCGGCAGCGGCTTGTCGTGAGTGGTGCTTCGAGCAAGCCGCTCAATGTCGACGCGCCCAACACGATTCAAGCCAAGGTCGGCGATCGGGTTGGCCTGTCTATCGCACCCGACGCGCTTCGTATTCTGCCGTCCGAACCCTGA
- a CDS encoding ABC transporter permease codes for MSQKSFIWLCLLPLAVVTTAFFLLPMARLVVAGAEGPHGLAGYLAILTEGRYRATLINTVLLAAATTVVTLIVATIAGMFLQRHRFPGRAVLIAMLTFPLAFPGVVVGFMIILLAGRQGLIGDLSNRIFGEKFVFAYSIYGLFLGYLYFSIPRVILTIMAAVQKLDVGLEEAARSLGASPWAVQRDVVLPALAPAFVASGAIAFATAMGAFGTAFTLATNIDVLPMLIYTEFTLAANFATSAALSVGLGLITWLILALARTFSGSTVAAAG; via the coding sequence ATGTCGCAAAAGTCTTTCATTTGGCTCTGCCTGCTGCCGCTTGCGGTCGTGACCACGGCATTCTTCCTGTTGCCGATGGCACGGCTGGTGGTCGCGGGCGCGGAAGGTCCGCACGGGCTCGCCGGCTATCTTGCCATCCTGACCGAAGGCCGCTATCGCGCGACGCTGATCAACACCGTGCTGCTGGCGGCCGCAACCACGGTCGTCACGCTGATCGTGGCGACCATTGCCGGGATGTTTCTGCAGCGGCACCGCTTCCCCGGGCGGGCCGTGCTGATCGCGATGTTGACCTTTCCGCTGGCCTTCCCCGGCGTGGTGGTCGGTTTCATGATCATCCTGCTGGCCGGGCGGCAGGGATTGATCGGCGATCTGTCGAACCGGATCTTCGGCGAGAAGTTCGTGTTCGCCTATTCGATCTACGGGCTCTTCCTGGGCTATCTCTATTTTTCGATCCCGCGCGTGATCCTCACCATCATGGCGGCAGTGCAGAAGCTCGACGTTGGGCTGGAGGAAGCCGCGCGTTCGCTTGGCGCGAGCCCCTGGGCGGTGCAGCGCGACGTCGTGCTGCCGGCGCTGGCGCCGGCGTTCGTTGCATCCGGCGCGATCGCATTTGCGACCGCGATGGGGGCGTTCGGGACTGCCTTCACGCTGGCGACGAACATCGACGTGTTGCCGATGCTGATCTACACCGAGTTCACGTTGGCCGCCAACTTCGCGACCTCGGCGGCGCTGTCGGTAGGGCTCGGCCTGATCACGTGGCTCATCCTTGCGCTTGCCCGCACCTTCAGCGGCAGCACGGTCGCGGCGGCCGGGTGA
- a CDS encoding zinc-binding dehydrogenase produces MYQPPGVKTSPDLPVPDLMKAWVLGDPDQLHLRDKPTPAPSRAEVLVRIDAVAICATDLEIIHLGSPASIQGGLPFNKNFTPGHEYMGTVAALGPEVDEFRIGERVSVEIHAGCGQCKRCRQGMYTSCLNYGKPEKGHRANGFTTDGGFAEFAMNHINTLARVPDTMSDAEATLVVTAGTSMYGLTELGGLVAGESVVVIGPGPIGLLAVAVAKALGASPVMLTGTRNKRLAIGGELGADRVININDEDAVEVVKQLTGGIGADYVVECAGTEATLNQAIHMTNRGGKICLAAFPHEAATLDIAHLVRNNIYAYGIRGEGKSATHRAMELMAAKRFDATKIHTHTFPLADLPTALRYARDRVDDAIKVVVTNRKADAIASAAE; encoded by the coding sequence ATGTATCAGCCGCCCGGCGTCAAGACATCTCCCGATCTTCCCGTCCCCGACCTGATGAAAGCCTGGGTCCTTGGTGACCCGGATCAACTCCACCTTCGCGACAAGCCAACGCCGGCGCCGTCGCGCGCCGAGGTGCTGGTGCGCATCGATGCGGTCGCGATCTGTGCGACCGATCTCGAGATCATCCATCTAGGTTCGCCGGCGAGCATTCAGGGCGGACTGCCCTTCAACAAGAACTTCACGCCGGGTCACGAATACATGGGCACGGTTGCCGCGCTCGGCCCTGAGGTGGACGAATTCAGGATCGGCGAGCGGGTCAGCGTGGAGATCCATGCCGGCTGCGGCCAGTGCAAACGCTGCCGCCAGGGCATGTACACGTCGTGCCTCAACTATGGAAAGCCGGAAAAGGGACACCGCGCCAACGGCTTCACAACCGATGGCGGATTCGCCGAATTTGCGATGAACCACATCAACACGCTGGCGCGCGTCCCCGACACCATGAGCGATGCGGAGGCAACGCTCGTGGTGACTGCCGGGACGTCGATGTACGGCTTGACGGAATTGGGGGGATTGGTGGCCGGCGAGAGCGTCGTGGTGATCGGCCCCGGGCCGATCGGACTTCTCGCAGTTGCCGTGGCCAAGGCGCTCGGCGCAAGTCCTGTCATGCTGACGGGAACGCGCAATAAGCGGCTGGCGATCGGCGGGGAATTGGGGGCCGACCGCGTCATCAACATCAACGACGAAGATGCCGTTGAGGTCGTGAAGCAACTAACAGGGGGGATCGGTGCTGATTATGTCGTCGAATGTGCCGGCACCGAAGCAACACTCAACCAGGCGATTCACATGACGAATCGCGGCGGCAAGATCTGTCTGGCCGCCTTCCCGCACGAGGCCGCGACGCTGGACATCGCGCACTTGGTGCGTAACAACATCTACGCCTACGGCATCCGCGGCGAAGGCAAGAGTGCCACTCACCGTGCGATGGAACTGATGGCCGCGAAGCGGTTTGACGCGACCAAGATCCACACGCATACGTTTCCGCTCGCCGACCTGCCGACGGCGC
- a CDS encoding phosphodiesterase codes for MPSKPTLIAQISDLHIKPPGALAYGRVDTAKALERCVAALGAFEPAPDFVVISGDLVDTPSVEEYDYLKQLLAPLRLPFAGIPGNHDSREWMREAFPSAPYVHATGPLDQKIEVNGLDLLLLDSSVAGKPHGMLEASTLQWLDAALAAAVDRPALLFLHHPPFKGGIWHMDRQDLFNADELAAIVKRHPRARLIACGHVHRAMLTTFAGIAVTICPAPNHAVDLDLGQLREPSFKVEPPAFHLHSWFPGQDFGQVVTHQVPIGQFDGPHPFFGPDGKLL; via the coding sequence ATGCCGTCGAAGCCCACCCTCATCGCCCAGATATCCGACCTTCACATCAAGCCGCCGGGAGCGTTGGCCTATGGCCGGGTCGATACCGCCAAGGCGCTTGAACGCTGCGTGGCAGCGCTCGGCGCATTCGAGCCGGCGCCCGATTTCGTCGTCATCTCGGGCGATCTGGTCGATACGCCGTCGGTCGAGGAATACGACTATCTCAAACAATTGCTCGCGCCGCTGCGCCTGCCGTTTGCCGGCATTCCCGGCAATCACGACTCGCGCGAATGGATGCGCGAGGCGTTTCCTTCGGCGCCTTATGTTCACGCGACGGGCCCGCTCGACCAGAAGATCGAGGTCAACGGTCTCGATCTCCTGCTGCTCGATTCAAGCGTTGCCGGTAAGCCTCATGGCATGCTCGAAGCGTCCACGCTGCAATGGCTGGACGCGGCGCTGGCGGCGGCAGTCGACCGGCCGGCGCTGCTCTTTCTGCACCATCCGCCATTCAAGGGCGGCATCTGGCACATGGACCGGCAGGACCTCTTCAATGCCGACGAGTTGGCTGCCATCGTCAAGCGGCACCCGCGTGCGCGGCTGATCGCGTGCGGGCACGTCCACCGTGCCATGCTGACCACCTTCGCGGGGATTGCCGTGACAATATGCCCCGCGCCGAACCATGCGGTCGACCTCGACCTCGGACAGCTCCGCGAACCATCGTTCAAGGTGGAACCGCCGGCATTTCACTTGCATAGCTGGTTTCCCGGGCAGGATTTCGGGCAGGTGGTGACGCACCAGGTTCCCATCGGCCAGTTTGACGGGCCGCACCCGTTCTTTGGGCCGGACGGCAAGCTGTTGTGA
- a CDS encoding ABC transporter permease subunit, with protein MRDRLIFTGQFIFTLLVAAFLVVPAGLSISAGVTVNYFRGIQSGVTLQWVAQVWELYAGTILLSFVIAFATLAVTLLVGVPAAYALHARGGRLARIVEEIITLPLAIPGLAIALALLLAYGSLGDFRRSWLFILVGHVIFTMPFMVRSVMAVFATVDIKTLDEGAASLGASPWRRFCDVIVPNALPGILAGALMVVTLSLGEFNLTWMLHTPLTKTLPIGLADSYASMRLEVASAYTLIFFVMIIPLLVAMQLLADRDHKR; from the coding sequence ATGCGCGATCGCCTGATCTTCACCGGCCAGTTCATCTTCACGCTGCTCGTTGCGGCCTTCCTGGTGGTGCCCGCCGGGCTTTCGATCTCCGCCGGCGTGACCGTCAATTATTTCAGAGGCATCCAGTCCGGCGTGACGTTGCAATGGGTCGCGCAGGTCTGGGAGCTCTATGCCGGCACGATCCTGCTCTCCTTCGTGATCGCGTTCGCGACGCTCGCAGTCACGCTGCTCGTCGGCGTTCCGGCAGCTTACGCGCTGCATGCGCGGGGAGGCCGGCTTGCCCGCATCGTCGAGGAGATAATCACGCTGCCGCTGGCGATTCCGGGGCTCGCGATCGCGCTGGCGCTGTTGCTCGCCTACGGGAGCCTCGGTGACTTTCGCCGCTCCTGGCTCTTCATTCTGGTCGGCCATGTGATCTTCACCATGCCGTTCATGGTGCGGTCGGTCATGGCGGTGTTTGCGACCGTGGACATCAAGACGCTCGATGAGGGGGCTGCCTCGCTGGGTGCGTCGCCGTGGCGGCGATTTTGCGACGTCATCGTGCCGAACGCGCTGCCGGGAATTCTGGCTGGTGCGCTCATGGTGGTCACATTGTCGCTCGGTGAATTCAATCTGACCTGGATGCTGCATACGCCGTTGACGAAGACGCTGCCGATCGGGCTCGCCGACAGCTATGCCTCGATGCGGCTCGAAGTGGCTTCGGCCTACACCCTGATCTTCTTCGTGATGATCATACCGCTCCTGGTCGCAATGCAGCTCTTGGCCGACAGGGATCACAAGCGATGA
- a CDS encoding amidohydrolase family protein, which produces MTTRRDFLKAGANAAAGIVFCGCGLVHNANAQPSRQKLPVSVDGKRVRTIDIHSHCHFREAGALLGADAERLQVPPVNGAAEAFIEIDKRLAAMDAQAVDMEVLSINPFWYDRDRELAGKIVKIQNEKLAELCASKPDRFAAFASLTLQAPDLAVQELEIAVKKQGLKGAAIGGVVDGVEFSDPKFHPIWAKAEELGVPLFIHPQGVPELNKRLSGNGWLGNTIANPLETTIALSHLIFEGTLDRFPGLKIVAAHGGGYLPSYADRSDHACLVGPKGCNPEIKLKKAPTEYLKQIYFDSLIFTPEAIRHLAAQVGAGQIVLGSDYPYPWQLAPVDHIFACSSLSDDDKANILGRTAAKLLGVAA; this is translated from the coding sequence ATGACAACAAGGCGTGATTTCCTGAAAGCGGGAGCAAATGCGGCGGCAGGCATCGTGTTCTGCGGCTGCGGGCTCGTCCACAACGCGAATGCACAGCCGTCGCGGCAGAAGCTGCCGGTCAGCGTCGATGGCAAGCGCGTCAGGACGATCGACATTCACTCGCATTGCCACTTCCGCGAGGCGGGCGCCCTGCTCGGCGCCGACGCCGAAAGACTGCAAGTGCCGCCGGTCAACGGCGCGGCCGAAGCCTTCATCGAGATCGACAAGCGCCTGGCAGCGATGGACGCGCAGGCCGTCGACATGGAGGTGCTCTCGATCAATCCGTTCTGGTACGACCGCGATCGCGAGCTTGCCGGCAAGATCGTGAAAATCCAGAACGAAAAGCTCGCCGAACTCTGCGCCTCGAAGCCCGACCGGTTTGCGGCTTTCGCCTCGCTGACGCTGCAGGCGCCGGATCTTGCGGTGCAGGAGCTGGAGATCGCCGTGAAGAAGCAGGGCCTGAAGGGCGCGGCGATCGGCGGTGTCGTCGACGGCGTCGAGTTCTCCGATCCGAAGTTTCACCCCATATGGGCCAAGGCCGAGGAACTGGGTGTCCCCCTGTTCATTCATCCGCAAGGCGTGCCCGAGCTCAACAAGCGGCTCTCGGGCAATGGCTGGCTCGGCAACACGATCGCCAATCCGCTCGAGACCACGATCGCGCTCTCCCACCTGATCTTCGAGGGGACGCTCGATCGCTTCCCGGGATTGAAGATCGTCGCCGCGCATGGCGGCGGCTACCTCCCCTCCTACGCGGATCGCTCGGACCATGCCTGCCTGGTCGGCCCGAAGGGATGCAATCCCGAGATCAAGCTCAAGAAAGCGCCGACCGAATACCTCAAGCAGATCTATTTCGATTCCCTGATCTTCACGCCGGAGGCGATCCGGCACCTCGCCGCGCAGGTCGGCGCCGGCCAGATCGTGCTCGGAAGCGACTATCCCTATCCATGGCAACTCGCGCCAGTCGACCACATCTTCGCTTGCTCGTCGCTGAGCGATGATGACAAGGCCAACATTCTCGGCCGGACCGCGGCGAAGCTACTCGGCGTTGCCGCGTGA